In a single window of the Dethiosulfovibrio salsuginis genome:
- a CDS encoding methyl-accepting chemotaxis protein: MKVLDRRRGMSVGVQVASVVGVMIALLLAVVVGVASVRAGRMLGRTIDDGGLGFVESLQVGVAQEIASLRRSNESFVNIIVQRLEGKRIFGNEDVVQVGDRQVSKIFVMDNGLHPITGDQAMVEGWQAAMDSQFSIFQVTEEGLIRVATTLTDQDGKLLLGGLFEKGSTVYKNTVENRGVYEEIVWLGGQPYAGCYKGVPDVEGNIRMVLFSGTSLKPVEDRVMAASLGEGSYGLVMDGEGSIVAHPKLEPGVRMKDSAPALWEACVASGVFSSPEPVALEYVFNGRNSRGYIQGIEGVPWFIMVVVNADLALAPVGAMQRGLLLWTLPLALLGLALLTWIVVKLVSPLKKVVAVADRVAEGDLSVEVNAVEGSRNEIDRVMVAFGRIIAEYRKLVTKVDGMNRQFAQGSRAMSDIADEVHRALGSVEGASKTVADMVESIASSAEETNAGVEEVSSGVASSTQVVTELSEKAQSVSENAVQGRKAVDDVTSGTAGAGEATSRVVNAIDELERSVGGITGFVNTIVTIADQTNLLALNAAIEAARAGEAGRGFAVVAEEVRKLAEESNNAASSIKNVIDKVQQDMLVAAKDTKEAGAMMEDLLRRSDQAASEIRDAADGVASMAEGIQSIAAASQEQSASTQEIAKSVDGIASMLNNGSESAKEMRTAGEVMAQKLKELESIRKGQERRLEELKELTSGYRLKSEKGLAEL; this comes from the coding sequence GTGAAGGTCTTGGATAGACGTCGTGGAATGTCGGTTGGGGTGCAGGTGGCCTCGGTGGTGGGGGTTATGATCGCCCTGCTTTTGGCGGTGGTGGTGGGGGTAGCGTCGGTTCGTGCCGGCAGGATGCTGGGGCGTACTATCGACGATGGAGGGCTGGGGTTCGTCGAGAGCCTTCAGGTCGGTGTAGCTCAGGAGATAGCCAGTCTTAGGAGATCCAACGAGTCTTTCGTCAACATTATCGTACAGAGGCTCGAAGGGAAGAGGATTTTCGGAAACGAAGACGTGGTACAGGTGGGCGACAGGCAGGTCAGTAAGATCTTCGTCATGGACAACGGCCTTCATCCTATAACCGGCGATCAGGCTATGGTCGAGGGTTGGCAGGCCGCTATGGACTCCCAGTTCTCGATTTTTCAGGTCACCGAGGAGGGGTTGATCAGGGTGGCCACGACCTTGACGGACCAGGACGGGAAGCTCCTGCTGGGAGGGCTTTTTGAAAAGGGCAGCACGGTGTATAAAAACACCGTCGAAAATAGAGGGGTTTACGAGGAGATAGTGTGGCTCGGAGGACAGCCCTACGCAGGGTGTTACAAAGGGGTGCCCGACGTGGAGGGCAATATCCGAATGGTTCTCTTCTCAGGGACCTCTCTTAAGCCAGTGGAGGACAGGGTTATGGCCGCCAGCCTAGGGGAGGGAAGCTACGGCCTGGTTATGGACGGCGAGGGCTCTATTGTCGCTCATCCCAAGCTGGAGCCCGGTGTTAGGATGAAAGACAGCGCTCCCGCTCTGTGGGAGGCCTGCGTGGCCAGCGGGGTCTTCTCCTCTCCCGAACCTGTGGCGCTGGAGTACGTCTTTAACGGCAGAAACTCCAGAGGATATATACAAGGCATAGAGGGAGTTCCCTGGTTTATCATGGTGGTGGTAAACGCCGATCTGGCCCTGGCTCCTGTCGGAGCTATGCAAAGAGGGCTTCTCCTCTGGACCCTGCCTTTGGCCCTGCTGGGGCTTGCGCTGTTGACCTGGATAGTGGTCAAGCTGGTGTCTCCTCTTAAGAAGGTGGTCGCCGTCGCCGACCGGGTCGCCGAGGGCGACCTTTCGGTGGAGGTAAACGCAGTTGAGGGGAGCCGAAACGAGATAGATCGGGTGATGGTGGCCTTCGGTCGCATAATAGCTGAATACCGTAAGCTGGTCACAAAGGTGGATGGCATGAACCGCCAGTTCGCCCAGGGGTCTCGGGCCATGAGCGATATAGCCGACGAGGTCCACAGGGCTCTAGGTTCGGTTGAGGGAGCGTCTAAGACCGTTGCGGACATGGTGGAATCTATCGCCTCTTCCGCCGAGGAGACCAACGCCGGGGTGGAGGAGGTTTCCTCCGGGGTTGCCAGCTCTACCCAGGTGGTCACCGAACTGAGCGAAAAAGCTCAATCGGTGTCGGAAAACGCCGTGCAGGGCCGTAAGGCCGTCGATGATGTTACCTCCGGAACCGCCGGGGCAGGTGAGGCCACCTCCAGGGTGGTTAACGCCATAGACGAGCTTGAGAGATCCGTAGGAGGTATCACCGGTTTCGTGAACACCATAGTTACCATCGCCGACCAGACCAACCTTCTGGCCCTGAACGCCGCCATAGAGGCGGCACGGGCGGGGGAGGCGGGCAGAGGCTTCGCGGTGGTGGCGGAGGAGGTCAGAAAGCTGGCGGAGGAGAGCAATAACGCCGCGTCGAGCATCAAAAACGTTATAGACAAGGTCCAGCAGGATATGTTAGTCGCCGCCAAGGATACCAAGGAGGCGGGGGCCATGATGGAGGACCTTCTTCGTCGGTCCGATCAGGCGGCGTCGGAGATCAGGGATGCGGCAGACGGTGTGGCATCTATGGCGGAAGGGATTCAATCCATCGCCGCGGCGTCTCAGGAACAGTCCGCCAGCACCCAGGAGATAGCGAAGTCGGTGGATGGGATAGCCTCTATGCTCAACAACGGCAGCGAGTCCGCAAAGGAGATGAGGACCGCCGGTGAGGTTATGGCCCAGAAGCTGAAAGAGCTTGAGAGCATAAGAAAAGGGCAGGAGAGGAGACTTGAGGAACTGAAGGAGCTGACCTCCGGCTACAGATTGAAGTCGGAAAAAGGTCTGGCGGAGCTCTAG
- the tal gene encoding transaldolase has protein sequence MVDLSVLWKVSELGQSIWCDFISRELIDSGGLLDMVSQGVRGVTSNPAIFRKSIGEGQEYDGPISAFSRAGLSTEEIYEELVLDDVGRAADILLPVFQTTGGLDGYVSLEVDPRLADDRDGTVEQAVRLKKLLGRPNVMIKIPATEAGIAAIEQATSLGISVNATLIFSLDQSRKVNQAYIGGLEKRLARGEDVSSVRSVASLFVSRLDSALDPVLEAKGLGSMVTCSGVDNARLAYSGWGDVFSSSRWDALADKGACPQRMLWASTGTKSQSYRDTFYVEELMGPYTVNTVPPATMKAFMDHGVVEDRIGRDLDGAVSRREAMADSGIDLDQVTSSLMDQGVSAFVSAFDDLMGAIKTKASLS, from the coding sequence ATGGTGGATTTGAGCGTACTTTGGAAGGTCTCAGAACTGGGGCAGAGCATATGGTGTGATTTTATCAGCAGGGAGCTTATCGACTCCGGTGGGCTTTTGGATATGGTCTCCCAGGGGGTTCGGGGAGTGACCTCCAATCCTGCTATATTCAGGAAGTCCATAGGGGAGGGCCAGGAGTACGACGGTCCTATCTCAGCCTTCTCGAGGGCTGGCCTATCGACGGAGGAGATATACGAAGAGCTGGTCCTGGACGATGTAGGCAGGGCCGCCGATATCCTTCTTCCGGTGTTTCAGACCACCGGTGGCCTCGACGGGTACGTCAGCCTCGAGGTCGACCCCCGTCTAGCGGACGATAGGGATGGCACGGTGGAACAGGCGGTCAGGTTGAAGAAGCTTTTAGGCCGTCCGAACGTCATGATAAAGATCCCAGCCACCGAGGCAGGTATCGCCGCCATAGAGCAGGCCACCTCCTTGGGGATATCGGTAAACGCCACTTTGATATTCTCCTTAGATCAGTCGAGGAAGGTCAACCAGGCCTATATAGGAGGTCTGGAGAAGCGGCTGGCGAGGGGAGAGGACGTCTCGTCGGTGCGGTCGGTGGCATCTTTGTTCGTCAGCCGTCTCGACTCCGCCCTTGACCCGGTCCTTGAGGCCAAAGGCTTAGGGAGTATGGTGACCTGTAGCGGTGTCGATAACGCTCGACTGGCCTACTCCGGCTGGGGGGATGTTTTCTCCTCCTCCCGGTGGGATGCTTTAGCGGATAAAGGGGCCTGTCCTCAGAGGATGCTCTGGGCCAGCACCGGGACTAAAAGCCAGTCCTACCGGGATACCTTTTACGTGGAGGAGCTTATGGGGCCCTATACGGTGAACACCGTGCCTCCCGCTACCATGAAGGCCTTTATGGACCACGGAGTGGTGGAGGATCGGATAGGCAGAGATCTGGACGGTGCGGTGTCCAGGAGAGAGGCTATGGCCGATTCGGGCATTGATCTGGATCAGGTCACCTCTTCCCTTATGGACCAGGGGGTGTCCGCTTTTGTGTCCGCCTTTGACGACCTGATGGGTGCCATAAAGACGAAGGCTTCTTTAAGCTAG
- a CDS encoding methyl-accepting chemotaxis protein — MKISTKLTGGFLLVAVICGIVGLSGYRGLVKVSDVVEELAAVRMEGMNIVSLIHTEQLKIAEDCAQLIQEGLPPDSRLALYGDIFDRFGKAESLIGRFSALPKSNMEQQAWEGFAPAWSGWKDGVDGFLALCGKMDELGIESPTLFKADLAVLLSLHEDWVIDLSEAIVTQTPFMGQLDHTKCDLGKFLASFDINNSRLKDIFKLMNLEHQKIHKGADFINKLIGQKGRVPEEILRDRLEMAYVSRILSPLSVMRRLFKNASEVADQSVTVYGEMAGFYRGEMAFAQEAVAAAMDQVISANQRETVASVNSGREVSSRAIKTSSVAVLVGIVLALGLGFILSRSVTSPIKSVIRFAERGRDGDLTVDRSDFNVGSSGEMNAMAEALSEMMERQRDVVRQILDRSGQFSDGAGTLAALAEEMNASMTEVQNAVDKVAELAEAGAASLQQSSAGIQEIAAGSERAAKSAQDAADAGESSRKSTNDAVAQMAKTIDDVQGLGDQTARTKENISDLATSVESIVKFVSTITTIADQTNLLALNAAIEAARAGEAGRGFAVVAEEVRKLAEESAKAAQEVEKLIDILIDKARKSVTVAEETESMVDGVVARAEQAREKLGSVLEQVDRAAEAIGEIAQVSESQSKSSQEMASAIESVSRTIVDVSDMMDNVRTATDETARASGGVSDEAQMMSGRSDELVDLVKAFKVDREGGLAPVERS; from the coding sequence TTGAAAATATCCACAAAACTTACAGGAGGGTTCCTCCTGGTAGCCGTGATCTGCGGGATCGTCGGGTTGTCGGGATACCGAGGCCTGGTAAAGGTCTCCGACGTGGTGGAAGAGCTGGCGGCGGTGAGGATGGAGGGGATGAACATAGTGTCCCTTATTCACACCGAGCAGCTTAAGATAGCCGAGGACTGTGCCCAGCTAATTCAGGAGGGCCTCCCTCCCGACAGTCGTTTGGCCCTCTACGGAGATATTTTCGATCGCTTTGGTAAGGCGGAATCGCTTATAGGTCGGTTTTCCGCCCTTCCTAAATCTAACATGGAGCAGCAGGCATGGGAGGGCTTTGCTCCCGCCTGGAGCGGCTGGAAGGACGGAGTCGACGGGTTTTTGGCCCTTTGCGGAAAGATGGACGAGCTTGGCATAGAGAGCCCGACCCTGTTTAAGGCGGATCTGGCGGTGCTTTTGTCCCTTCACGAGGACTGGGTCATAGACCTGAGCGAGGCGATCGTCACCCAGACTCCATTTATGGGACAGCTCGACCACACCAAGTGCGATCTGGGAAAATTTCTGGCGAGTTTCGATATAAACAACTCTCGACTGAAAGATATATTCAAGCTCATGAACCTCGAACATCAAAAGATCCATAAGGGAGCGGACTTCATAAACAAGCTGATCGGCCAGAAGGGACGGGTCCCGGAGGAGATTCTTCGTGATAGGCTGGAGATGGCCTACGTCAGCCGGATTCTCTCCCCTCTCTCGGTCATGAGGAGGCTCTTTAAAAACGCCTCGGAAGTGGCGGATCAGTCGGTTACGGTCTACGGGGAGATGGCGGGCTTCTACCGAGGGGAGATGGCCTTCGCTCAGGAGGCGGTGGCCGCCGCTATGGACCAGGTTATATCGGCAAACCAGAGGGAGACCGTCGCCTCGGTGAACTCGGGCAGAGAGGTGTCTTCTAGGGCGATAAAGACCTCCTCCGTGGCGGTCCTCGTGGGCATAGTTCTGGCTCTAGGCTTAGGCTTTATCCTGTCCAGAAGCGTGACTTCTCCGATAAAATCGGTTATCCGCTTTGCCGAGAGGGGCAGAGACGGAGACCTCACCGTGGACAGGTCCGACTTTAACGTCGGTAGCTCCGGGGAGATGAACGCCATGGCAGAGGCCCTGTCGGAGATGATGGAACGGCAGAGGGACGTGGTTCGTCAGATCCTCGACCGGTCCGGTCAGTTTTCCGACGGAGCAGGGACCTTAGCGGCTCTGGCGGAGGAGATGAACGCCTCTATGACGGAGGTCCAAAACGCCGTGGATAAGGTGGCGGAGCTGGCGGAGGCGGGAGCCGCTTCTTTACAGCAGTCCTCCGCAGGGATACAGGAGATAGCCGCAGGCTCCGAGAGGGCCGCCAAGTCCGCTCAGGACGCCGCCGATGCAGGAGAGAGCTCCAGAAAAAGCACCAACGATGCGGTGGCCCAGATGGCCAAGACCATCGACGATGTCCAGGGACTTGGCGATCAGACCGCCAGGACAAAGGAGAACATCTCCGATCTGGCTACGTCGGTTGAGTCTATAGTCAAGTTCGTCAGCACCATAACCACTATAGCGGACCAGACCAACCTTCTGGCCCTGAACGCCGCCATAGAGGCGGCTCGGGCAGGAGAGGCTGGCAGAGGCTTTGCTGTGGTTGCTGAGGAGGTCCGTAAGCTGGCGGAGGAGTCCGCTAAGGCCGCTCAGGAGGTCGAGAAGCTTATAGACATCCTTATAGATAAGGCCCGTAAGTCGGTGACGGTGGCGGAGGAGACCGAGTCCATGGTGGACGGCGTGGTCGCCCGGGCGGAACAGGCCAGGGAGAAGCTCGGATCGGTCCTTGAGCAGGTGGACAGGGCGGCGGAGGCCATAGGCGAGATAGCCCAGGTGTCTGAGTCCCAGTCTAAGTCCAGTCAGGAGATGGCCTCGGCGATAGAGTCGGTCTCCCGTACCATCGTCGATGTGTCCGATATGATGGATAACGTCAGGACCGCCACCGATGAGACAGCCAGGGCCTCCGGTGGGGTCTCCGACGAGGCTCAGATGATGTCCGGTCGGTCCGACGAACTAGTCGATCTGGTGAAGGCCTTTAAGGTGGACAGAGAAGGGGGCTTGGCCCCTGTGGAGCGATCCTGA
- a CDS encoding sulfite exporter TauE/SafE family protein, with product MVLGGVAILAGSVVQGCAGFAFSLVAAPFLLFFLPQQVVIPMLVLVSLGLNVMVLKDCWGSLDFRKVLPILAGGVLTLPVGIWILTALDPRSFRLFVGGFIVLVSLVMMSGWRKPLPYRLWALLPIGLVSGVLNGSLSMSGPPVVLFLSNQGVDKDEFRANLAAYFLSLNLFTIGLYLYRGVLTGQVMMVTGAYVPVLLLGTWIGIKGAKLLPERVFRKMTLLLIAATGSVMVLSNM from the coding sequence ATGGTCTTAGGGGGGGTGGCCATACTCGCCGGCAGCGTGGTTCAGGGCTGTGCTGGCTTCGCCTTTTCCCTGGTTGCAGCCCCTTTCCTCCTGTTTTTTCTGCCTCAGCAGGTGGTCATACCTATGCTGGTTCTGGTGAGTTTAGGGCTTAACGTGATGGTCCTGAAGGACTGCTGGGGCTCTCTGGATTTCAGGAAGGTGCTGCCTATTCTGGCTGGAGGGGTTTTGACCCTGCCGGTGGGCATATGGATACTCACCGCCCTCGATCCTCGGTCCTTTCGGCTGTTCGTAGGGGGATTTATCGTCTTGGTCTCTCTGGTCATGATGTCGGGATGGAGGAAGCCACTGCCCTACAGGCTGTGGGCTCTCCTTCCTATAGGGCTTGTGAGCGGTGTCTTGAACGGCAGTCTGTCTATGAGCGGTCCTCCAGTGGTGCTTTTTCTGTCCAATCAGGGTGTCGATAAGGACGAGTTCAGGGCAAACCTGGCGGCCTATTTCCTCTCCCTAAACCTGTTCACCATAGGGCTGTACCTCTATCGGGGCGTCCTTACCGGCCAGGTCATGATGGTGACCGGGGCCTACGTGCCGGTATTGCTGCTAGGGACCTGGATCGGCATCAAGGGAGCGAAGCTCCTCCCTGAGAGGGTTTTCAGAAAGATGACTCTCCTTCTCATAGCCGCGACAGGCTCGGTGATGGTGCTGTCTAACATGTAG
- a CDS encoding hemolysin family protein — protein sequence MAGGTIFSFIVAFGILFALSAFFSATDTAYSSVNKIRLRRFIEEERPGAQTAMELAKDFNRTISAILIGGNIVDILITSIATAVLTAMFGPIGAVYATVLMTILIILFGEIMPKALVKDRAESFALFVAPMVKFFVKMLNPVCWFTTKVTVAMRKGRGGLEPIPSVTHDELLGIVDTMGEEGELPASERELVENSVNFNGLEVWEVQTPRVDLFAIDIEDDPTTVTGLILANHYSRIPVYEGSVDNIVGVLYEKDYLASVIAGEKPDVKKLMRRPILIAGSASLMDSLKILRSSHTHMAVVLDEYGGTSGIVTLEDLLEELVGELYDEHDDIKENVTKIEENVYMANGDIYLRQLFENFLKYPDIPETESTTLSGWLLEGFKTLPEPGAEITWENLRFQVAKLSGQRIQKVRIFREKIEKPPQEDYQGE from the coding sequence ATGGCAGGCGGCACAATATTCAGCTTCATAGTGGCCTTTGGGATCCTCTTCGCCCTCTCGGCCTTCTTCTCGGCCACCGACACGGCCTACTCCAGCGTAAACAAGATTCGACTCAGGAGGTTCATAGAGGAGGAAAGGCCAGGGGCCCAGACGGCCATGGAACTGGCGAAAGACTTTAACCGAACCATATCGGCGATCCTAATAGGGGGCAACATCGTCGATATACTGATAACATCCATAGCCACAGCGGTGCTCACCGCCATGTTCGGCCCTATCGGCGCGGTCTACGCAACGGTCCTCATGACCATACTGATAATCCTGTTCGGCGAGATAATGCCCAAAGCGCTGGTCAAGGACAGGGCTGAGTCCTTCGCCCTCTTCGTGGCACCGATGGTAAAGTTCTTCGTCAAAATGCTAAACCCTGTATGCTGGTTTACCACCAAGGTAACCGTGGCGATGAGAAAAGGCAGAGGAGGACTGGAGCCAATTCCCAGCGTCACCCACGACGAGCTACTGGGAATAGTGGACACCATGGGGGAGGAAGGGGAGCTTCCGGCGTCGGAGAGGGAGCTTGTGGAGAACTCGGTCAACTTCAACGGCCTTGAGGTCTGGGAGGTCCAGACTCCCAGGGTGGATCTTTTCGCCATAGACATAGAGGACGACCCCACCACCGTGACCGGCCTCATCCTGGCAAACCACTACTCCCGTATACCGGTCTATGAGGGATCGGTGGACAACATAGTGGGGGTCCTATACGAAAAGGACTACCTGGCCTCGGTTATAGCGGGGGAAAAACCGGACGTAAAAAAGCTGATGAGGCGTCCTATTCTTATAGCGGGCAGCGCAAGCCTGATGGACAGCCTGAAGATTCTCCGGTCGAGCCACACCCACATGGCGGTGGTACTGGACGAATACGGCGGTACATCGGGAATAGTTACGTTAGAGGACCTGCTGGAGGAGCTGGTAGGCGAGCTCTACGACGAACACGACGACATAAAGGAAAACGTGACGAAGATAGAGGAAAACGTCTACATGGCTAACGGGGACATCTACCTGAGACAGCTTTTCGAGAACTTTCTCAAATATCCCGACATACCGGAAACCGAGTCGACCACCCTCAGCGGATGGCTACTGGAGGGATTCAAGACCCTCCCTGAGCCTGGAGCGGAGATAACCTGGGAAAACCTCCGCTTTCAGGTCGCCAAGCTATCGGGACAGAGAATCCAGAAGGTGAGGATCTTCAGGGAAAAAATAGAGAAGCCGCCTCAGGAGGACTACCAGGGGGAATAG
- a CDS encoding response regulator yields the protein MATVLIVDDDLITRAVLAKVIRGMEHQVIEASNGLEAVQLATKEPGPEIILMDVTMPIMDGIEATRQIRSLGIPAVIMVLTSDDSTETIQKAVHAGADDYLSKPINQAQISTRLDMALKASGFYRYRHKFACQMKDLSEISVKNGSSMDLMAEKNENLLSDLIGTLNLVARMRDNQTYEHTTRVGWLSGLIARRLGEPEDEVLALRLAAPLHDLGKIGIPDSILLKPDKLTDREWDVMKEHTVYGWKILNRFSSSILKVAATVALSHHERWDGKGYLRGLKGEDIDLAGRIVTVADCFDVIVTPRPYKKSRPISWGFDEIASLAGKQFCPRTVEAFLSLRDEIEPRYRANYEQQEEESIEPERER from the coding sequence ATGGCGACCGTATTGATAGTCGACGACGACCTGATAACTAGAGCGGTGCTGGCAAAGGTGATCCGAGGTATGGAGCACCAGGTCATTGAGGCTTCCAACGGTCTGGAGGCGGTTCAACTGGCTACAAAGGAGCCAGGGCCGGAGATCATACTGATGGACGTTACCATGCCCATAATGGACGGCATAGAGGCCACCAGACAGATCAGATCCCTGGGGATACCGGCGGTAATAATGGTCCTCACCTCCGACGACTCCACCGAGACGATCCAGAAGGCCGTTCACGCCGGTGCGGACGACTACCTCAGCAAACCTATAAACCAGGCCCAGATATCCACCAGGCTGGACATGGCCCTAAAGGCATCGGGATTCTACCGCTATCGCCATAAGTTCGCCTGTCAGATGAAAGATCTAAGCGAGATCTCCGTAAAAAACGGCTCGTCTATGGATTTAATGGCGGAGAAAAACGAAAACCTACTCTCCGACCTTATAGGGACCTTAAACCTGGTCGCCAGAATGAGGGATAACCAGACATACGAACACACCACCAGGGTCGGATGGCTATCGGGCCTCATAGCCCGGCGATTAGGGGAACCGGAGGACGAGGTTCTAGCCCTGAGACTGGCGGCTCCCCTACACGACCTGGGGAAAATAGGCATACCGGACTCCATACTTCTGAAACCGGACAAACTTACGGACAGAGAGTGGGACGTAATGAAAGAGCACACCGTCTACGGCTGGAAAATCCTAAACCGTTTTTCCTCAAGCATCCTGAAGGTCGCCGCAACGGTGGCCCTCAGCCATCACGAAAGGTGGGACGGCAAGGGCTACCTCAGAGGGTTAAAAGGAGAGGACATAGACCTGGCGGGAAGGATAGTCACAGTAGCCGACTGTTTCGACGTAATTGTGACCCCTAGACCTTACAAGAAATCCAGACCTATATCCTGGGGCTTCGACGAAATAGCTTCACTTGCGGGGAAGCAGTTCTGCCCGAGGACGGTGGAGGCCTTTTTGAGTTTAAGGGACGAAATAGAGCCGAGATATCGGGCAAACTACGAGCAGCAGGAAGAAGAATCCATAGAGCCTGAGAGAGAGAGATAA
- a CDS encoding type 2 periplasmic-binding domain-containing protein, which translates to MRRTINATALAIASIAILTCQTWGSTLQDVLDRGQLRHLGVPYAKFVTGAGDGLDVELMKRFADHLGVAYSYVQSDWDNVIPDLIGKELSVVQGKALLGEKRPIRGDVIASGLTVLDWREELLLLSFPTFPTQVWLLATSRHPYRPIEPSGSISTDIERTRDMVKNSTVMGLKDTCLDPLLYDLDKKGGKIVYFDGETNDLVPAMIKGVSDLLLLDVPDFLVSLPSWQGRIKVLGPITETQTMAVAFSLEGKELKDSFETFFAELIEKGEYREMVTKYYPGLFNHFPLFLSNRN; encoded by the coding sequence ACACTTCAGGACGTATTGGACCGAGGGCAACTGAGACACTTAGGGGTCCCTTACGCTAAGTTCGTAACCGGAGCCGGGGATGGCCTGGACGTCGAGCTTATGAAGCGTTTTGCCGATCATCTGGGAGTCGCCTACTCCTACGTACAGAGCGACTGGGACAACGTTATACCTGACCTCATAGGCAAAGAATTGTCGGTAGTCCAGGGGAAGGCTCTCCTGGGGGAAAAAAGACCGATCAGAGGGGATGTCATAGCCTCTGGTCTTACGGTTCTCGACTGGAGGGAGGAACTTCTCCTCCTGTCCTTTCCTACCTTCCCGACTCAGGTATGGCTCCTGGCGACCTCCAGACACCCCTACAGGCCTATAGAGCCATCGGGGTCTATCTCCACCGATATAGAGAGGACCAGAGATATGGTAAAAAACTCCACCGTCATGGGACTAAAGGACACCTGTCTGGACCCCCTTCTCTACGACCTGGATAAAAAAGGGGGAAAGATCGTTTACTTCGACGGAGAGACCAACGACTTAGTACCTGCGATGATAAAAGGGGTATCGGACCTGTTGCTCCTTGACGTCCCCGATTTCCTGGTCTCCCTGCCATCCTGGCAGGGCAGGATAAAGGTCCTTGGACCGATAACTGAGACTCAGACAATGGCGGTGGCCTTCTCGCTGGAAGGCAAAGAACTCAAAGACAGCTTTGAGACCTTCTTCGCCGAATTAATCGAGAAAGGGGAGTATCGAGAGATGGTCACAAAATACTACCCCGGCCTGTTTAACCACTTTCCACTATTTCTGTCCAACCGGAACTAG